The genomic interval ATAGCCTTGCGAGGCGAGGAGATCCGCAATGCGACCACCCCAGCCGCGGCTGAACGGCTGGTCTGGCACCGAGCTCTGCCACTGGACCTGCTGGTCGGAGTGAGAGAAAAGCTGCGGCGGCAGCGGCACCGTGCCCGCGTTATAGTCGGCCCGTGTGGTCGGATACACCAGCGTTCCCACGTTCGCGACGAAGGCGAGCTCGCCGCTGTTGAAGAGCTGGGCGAGACCTCCGGCCGCGGGATGCACGCCGTAGTCCGCACCTGCTCCTGTCAGGGGAATCGAAGCGGGCTGACCTGCCACGTAGGCGGGATCATTCGCATCGAGGATCTTCAGCACGCCGCGCGCACTCTTGTATTGGCTATACGAGCCGTGGCCCTGGCGCGGGATGAGCAAGTTATTCGAGTCGTTTCCGCCGAAGAGGAAGAGCACGACCAGGGCCTTGTAGTCGCCCGTCGGAACTCCTTGCGCGAGGGCCGAGTTCACCAACCGCAAGTGAGCCAAGGTGTTAATCACTCCCGTCATGCCAAGCGAAGCGCAAGCAGACTGGCGGAGGAAAGAGCGGCGATTCTGCAGCGAGTCTTTGTCCTGTGATTTCATGGTGAGGAATGGTGTGGGATTACTTCTGGTTCACGTATTCCGGTGAGGTGGCGAGCAGGTAGAGCAGCTCCTTCACCCGCACGGCGGTGGTGGTGGCAGCATCGAGTGATGCGGCCGATTGGATGATGATGCTGCGTGGATTTGGCGTGGCTGCGCTGGCGTAGCTCGCCTTGAAGTTCCCCGCAGTGAGCAGCAGATCGAGTTGGTCGAGCACCGCCGTGGACGCTTGAGTGACACTGTCGCCTGCGGTGATCCGCGCGTCGTAGAGCTGCTCGTAGACGGTGCGATCAAGCTTCACGTTTTCCTCCAGCGCATCGGTCGAGCCGACCAGCCGGTTCACGTTCTGGCCGTCATTGTTCTGGATGATGGTGTTCGCGTAGTTGGTGGTGCGGATCACGCCGGTCTCCGTGCTCAGTTGGAGCTCGGGAGCGACCAAACCTGCCTCGGCCAGTGCGCCACCCGGATTGAAGCCAGGCAGGAACCAGTTGAAGACGGTCGGCGCATTCTGTGGCGTCTGAGCGAGTGCGTCGTCCGTGTTCGGATAGCGATACAGCGTGGTGCCGGTGGGGAAGTTGTTGAGTTGGGCCGCCGGGTAACCGTAGGCGCTCAACGTGGACAGGGGCAGCGATGACTTGCCGTCGAAGGCACGCAGCAACTGGATGTAGCGGACGATTGGTTCCTTCTGCTTGCCGGAGCCGACTTGCTGCACGAGCGACAGGTCACGCGCTTCCGGATCGAGGAGGATGGCCCTGAAGACCGCCTTCAACGCTCCGCGGGTGCCGGAGCCGTTGTTCTCGAACTTCTGCGCGACGCGATAGACGTAGCCGCGGCTCGGGTTGGAAGTGACCAGCCGTTGGATCAGTTGCCGGCTGACAAATGGTCCGACATTCGGATGAGCGAAGATGATGTCCAACGCCGCATCCAGATCCGCCTGGCCTGCGAGACCGGCAGTGATGTTGCTTCCCAGCACGGTCTTCGCGCCGGTGTCGTGATAGGCCGCGAAGTTCTTCAGCGGATTCGTCCACGATGCCTGGTAGTAGGCCGGGCCGTTTCCTTGGAAGAAATTCGTATTGTCCTGCACCGGGTAACCGGAGCCCGCCGCGCCGTTCTTCTTGCTGAAGCTCCAGCCGGTGAAGACACGGGCGAGGTTCGTGATGTCGTCGTTGTCGTAGGTCGCGATCGGCAGGCCATCGCTTCCCAGCTTCAGCGTGCCATCCGGATGAAGCTCCACGAGACCGATGGAGAACAGCTGAAGGATCTCCCGCGCGAAGTTCTCGTCCGGGCTGATCAGCACGTTGCCATTGCCGTCCGTCACCTCCTTCTGGTTCTGAAGGTGGCTGAGGTATTTCCCCATCACCGGGCTCTTGCTCACGTCCCCGAGCAGGGTGCGGAAATTTCCGTCCGCGCGGGTGCCGAGCTGGTCGTAGTAGTTCGCAAGGCCATAGTGCTTGTTGCGAAGCAGGGCGAGATCCTCCGAGACCACGAACAGCTCACTCAACGCGAAGGCAGCCCGCTGACGGAGCTGGTCCTGTGCCTTCGTCGAAATGAGCCACCAGCCGCGGCGACGATTGTGGTAGGACGGTTCGTCGTTGTTCGTGAAGTTCGAGGGCGAGGCACCGCGCAGGTTCCACTCGTGGGCATCCGCCGCTTCGGTGTAGTCTAATAGCTTGGTCTGATCGTAGGCGAACTGGGTATCGATCCACGCCGAGTAGGCCGCGATGCGGTCGCCGCCATACGTGGTCTGGATCGAGTTCACCAGTGCATCGATCTCCGCCTTGGTCGGACCGAAGGTTGCCTGGGTCAGGAAGCGGGACACGTCACGCGTCAGCGCATCACCCGTCAGCACCGCTGGTGTGGGCGGCGCGGGTGGCGCCGTGAAGGTGCTGGAGCCGGTCTGCCGCGTGAAGGTGCCTGCAATCTCTCCGCCGGGATAGGTGCCGGTGCCGATGTTCAGGTAAACCCACTTGCCGCCACTCTGAAAGAGGCCATCGATGAGATCCTGCCCGGCCAGCGCGCCGACGGGATTGATGGTCCAGGTTTCATTCGACACCTGGCCGATCGGCAGGGTGGGCCGCAGTTCCGGTCCCACGCCCGAGGTCACGCCGTATCGCAGGTAGGCATTCACCTGATTCGATGTCAGGCCGCTGAAGCTGAGATTCACCCGTGCCGCGGTCTTCGATCCATTCAAAAACAGCGTCGCGACACCGGAGCCATAGCTCTGCGCCGTGCCCTGCCGGGTGAGATAGGCCACGAACAGCTGCTCGTTCTGCGGTGCATCGGTCGCGTCCTTGATCTTCACCGTCGCCGCGTTCGGCGAACCGACGGAGTATCCCGAGCCGGTGGAAACCGTAAGCGAAACGCTCTCCGGATACTCCTCCAGCGCATCAAGCGTGGGAACGATGAACACCGTTCGAGTAGTCTCCCCGGCCGCGAAGGAAACGGAGCCGCTGAGGGTCGCACCGCGGTCGTCCTTCACCACATAATCGCCGGACGATGCCGTGCCACCCAAGGCGAAAGCCACGGTCGCCGGTGCCACACCGTTTCGGGTGATCAGGAATGCAGCACGTCCGCCCTCTTTCTCAAAGGCATCCGGTGCCAAGGTGGTGACGGTGATGCTGCCGCTGCCATTCGCGGCATTCGGATTGGTCCCGTAAGTCTGCTCGGCGAGGTTGTTGAGCCCGTCGCCATCGGGATCGAGCGTGGCGTCGGCGGCGTTGTTAGGATTCAGGCCGTTGGCGAGCTCCCATGCATCGGGCAGCCCGTCCTCATCCGTGTCCAACGCTCCGGCGATTGAGAGAAAGCCGGTTTTCTCCGCGGTGTGGGCCACGTTGACGTCCAGCGACGTTTCCTCCTGCAGGCGCAGGTCCGCGCCGATCGCGCTGAGATTGCGGAAGCGCAGGGTCACCGGATCGGTGTCGTTGCGCGTCTGCACGTCCGCGAAGAGGAGGGGATCAGCGACCTTCCGGGTGAAGGACTGCGACTTGAAGAACTCTGTCACGTCCGCCGCTGTCACGACCGTGTTCACCGAAAGGAAAGGCGGCGTGATGAGACGGCCATTGCCCTGCTGCACCGCCAGGTAGTGCACCGCCTCGTTGACGTGCGTCTGATCCTGCGCGGCTTCTTCTTCGAGCCTAACAGAGAAGCCCGTGGCCGTGACTCCGCTGATTCGCGACTTCACCGCACTGGTGCCATTGCGTGTCGTCGTCTGCGTGAGCACCACCGGAGCCGCGGCAAATGCTTCCGAGAAAGTCAGTGCCGTGGCTGCCTGATTCACAGCGCTCGCACGTCCAAACTGCCAAAGCAGGCCACCGATGATGTAGCTGCCCTCCTCCGCCACCAGGTAGTGCACCTGCTCCTGCGCATGCGCGCCGTCCTGATAGTCCCATTCGTCGAGCTGCCACTCGAAGCCCGTCGAGGTCACATTGCGGACGCGGATCCCCACCGGCTCAGCATCGTTCTGCGTCGATGGTCCGAAGATGACGACCGGGTTCGCGTAGCTCGTGGAAAAGTTCACGGTCTGCCAAGTGCTCGCAGTCGCTTGGGCTTGCACTAGCTCGCCAAGCTCCAGCTTCGAACGCACCTCGCCTTCGGTTTCGCCAAGCACCAGGAAGCCGACATCCTCGGCATTGCCATGCAAGGTTTCTGTCCCCGCCGATTGCTCCTCTTGCAGGAAGATCTCCACTCCCGTGCTGCTGAGGTTCCGGCGCCGGATCACGAAAGGATCCACACCATTGTTCGTCTGCGACTGCGCGAAGATCAGTGGCTGCCGCACCGTGCTGCCGAAGGTGATCGCCTTCCACGCATCGGTGACGTTCGCGCCGGTCTTGGCCGCCTGGAAGACCGCACCATCCAAGGTGCCGGTGGAAGGCGCGATCGCGATCCAGCCGACCGACTCATTCGAAAGCGTCGCCGTATCCGACTCCTGCGTGATCGTCTTGAGCTGGAAATTTGTGGTGGTCACCGCCTGCACGCGGCTCGTCACCGCCTTGGCATTCGCGGTCGACTCTACCTGGGCCAGCACCACCGGAGCCGCGCTGAAGCCGCTGCCCAACGTCACCGTCTGCAAGGTGCGGGTCACGCTGGTGGTTCGACCCGCCTGCCAGGTCTTTCCATCGATCGTGTGCGTCCCCGGCTCGATCGCGAGGTAGTTCAGGGTCTCCTGACCGTGGACCCCATCAAGGTAGTCCCACTCATCGATCTGGTATTCGAAGCCGGTCGCCGTGACATTGCGGACGCGCGCCGCGAAGCCTGCGGCATCCGCATTCGTGGCTGTGCCGAGCACCACCACCGGAGTCGACGGAAAGGCCGTGGTGAAGGTCACCGCTTTCCACGTGCCGGCGTTCGGCTGGGAAAGAATCAGCGATCCGGATTCATACTTCGGGGCGGCTATCACGCTGGTGGCGAGACCAGCAGACAACAAGGAGCTAAGGACGGCGCTACGGCGCCATCCGGGTAAAGGATAGTTCATGTTAGAAACGTAAGGATTTCCAACGCCAGGAGCCACGTGGCCTGGGGCGAGGATTGGATTTCTCGGTTGCTTGGTCGCCCGGAGCCTTCCGGGCTGGAACCGCCGCCGTGGGGAAAACACGGTGGGCGAAATCGACGATCCTCTTCAGAGGTCTCAGTCGGCACTCAGGGACGCGGATTCACCGCGCAACCTTGAGCTGATCGAATCCTTACTAACTTGAGCGCTTTAGGCAATGAATAATTTCAAATCGGGATTCGACCCGAATGAAATCTCGCTAAGTCGCTCTCCCTCAATCCTCCTCCACATGCTTGCGCAGCCGCACCAGTGCGCGGTCCCAGCCAGCGGAGATGCCACCGAGAAATTCGCGGGCCTGGCGAAGCGGGCTCTCCTCCAGCGTGTAGAGGCGCTCGCGACCTTCCTTGCGCGCGGAAACCACGCCCGCTTCTTCCAAGACTAACAGATGCTTCGTCACCCCCTGCCGCGTTACGGGCAGCCCTTCGCCTAGCTCGCTCACGGAAAGGGGTGAGCGCTCGACGAGGCGATGCACCAGATGAAGCCGCGTGGCATCTCCCAGCGCGGAGAAGACACGCGACATCGCCGGATCGTTGGGACGTGACGGAGGCTTGGGCATCAGGACGCGCTCTCTTTATCAAGATACTTGGCGATGTTCTCCAGTTGCGATTCCCAGCCGCCGGTATTCATCAGGAAGGCACGCTTGCGCCGTGCGGGTGGCACGTTGTCGAAGCCGGACTCCACCACCTTCAAGAGCGTGCCATCGCCTTCGTCGGTGAGGTGGAACTCGACAAGTGTCTTCGGCTCGGTCTCCGGATCGATGCCGGCGTCGATCCCGAAGGGAATCCAGCGAAACGCGAATCGATGCTCGGGTTCGATGGCCTCCACCACGCAGAAGACTTCCGGAAGAACCTTCGCGATCGGTGATGGCGGTAGGCCGAGTTCCTTCAACCATTCATCGATCATCTCCTGCGAGAACTCACCCTTGAAGCGGCCCTTGATGGGCTTGCCCGCTACCCAAGGTCCATCGAGCTCGACGCCGAACCACGCACCGAATTCGCGGCTGTCGGTGATGGCTCGCCACACGCGCGCGCGGGGCGAACGGAGAACGATCTGTTTTTCAATGCGATCGGTAACGTCATTCATGGGCAACTAATAGGTTGCCAAAACGATGCGCCCTCTCCTCCAGAAGCGCAACCGAAAAGTTGCTTTTCCTTTAGGCCCGCCTCAGGCGCGCTTCATGGAGGAGATGCAGTAGCCTGACGGGCAAGGCTCATGGGATCGCGATCCGGACCCGCGCGAATTTCTTCGACGCGCCGCTCGCAGGAATCACCACGGTGATGTCATCGGGATCAGTACCATTTTCCACGACGGTCAGCGCCGGACTGGTGATGGCGCTGGTGGGAACGGTCACCGATGTCCACGGGGTTACGAGATTCGTGGAACTCTCCACGGTGACGGCGTAGGCCTTCGCGGCATCCACGCGCTTGAACTGAAGTACGATGTTTCCCGTAGCATCCAGGCTGCGCGAAATGATGGACGAACTGGCGGCGCTCGCCGGAGAGGTGCCGGTCATGAACTCGATGCCATTCGGCATGCCATCGTGATCAGGATCCGCATCGGGCGAACGGTCCGGCCCGGTGATGCTCGGATAAGTGGCGAGCCACCCATCATAGCCTGCCGGATTCGGAGTGACGGACACTTGGCTCGAGATCGGGGTTTCTTCCCCGCCATTCACCGCGGTCACCACGTAGTAGTAGGGTGTGCCATTGGTCAGGCCGGTATTCACGAAGTTCGTGGACGAGACGTTTCCGACAGTGGTGTAGGAGCTGCCGCTGATGGTCGATCGCTTCACGTTGTAGGAGGCGGCACCGGGAGTCGCCGTCCAGGCCAAGCTCGCCTGTGCATCTCCGGGCGTCGCCACCAGATTCGTCGGCGCGGACATCGTCGGCGCTCCATAGACCGCGAGCTGTGCGTAGCCCACCCAGCCGTTCTCTGAAGTCGGCGTGGTGAAGTCGAACTTCACCGCCGCCACGTTCGTGGCCAGCACGCCGCTGGATGCCGTCAAGGTGGACCGCGTCGTGGACTGCACGCCCGAGGGATTGGTCGGGTTGTAATTGACCGCGCGCAGCGTGATGAAGGTATTCGGCGTGGCGACCTTCGAGTAGGAGACCGTGTAGGCCTGCTGGTCGCGACCGGCATCCGCCCAACCGCCGTGGACCATGATCTTGGTCAACGTATGGCCGTTGGCGTTGGCCGGCAGCGTGTAGATGACCGAGGTTCCGGCGCCATTGCCATTGCCGCAGCTCAGGTAGTTGAAGCTGTTTTCTCCGCCCGTGGTCGGGCTGATCGAAAGGCTGCGAATCGTGGTGAGCGCGGCTGAGTTCTTGCCATTCGAATTGATGCTGAAGTTGCCCGCGGCAGTCGAGGGCGACATGCCACTGATGAGACTGTCATCTGCGGCCAGCTTCCAACTCGGAGTGAAGGTGGTGTTTCCGCCCAGCCCGGTCTGTGCCGCCATCGCGGCGATCACGTTGTTCACGGGAGCAGGTGCAGCAGTGACCGTTAGAGTGGACGCGTTGCTGGTGGCCGTTCCACTCGAATTGGTAGCCTTCAGACGGTAGCTTGCCGTGTCGCTGGTCTGCAGGTTGCTCAGGGTCAGCGTCGGCGTGTTCGCTCCGGCGATGTCGCTGGGGACGCCGCTCACCACCTTCTGCCATTGGTAGGTCAATGGGGTGGCGCCCGTGATCGAAGCGCTGAAGGTCACCTGGCCACCCACAACATCCGCCGCCGTTGCAGGGGAGGTCTGGAGGGTGATGGCGGGCTCCAGCGGCGTGCCATACACGGCGATTTCAGTGTAGCCGACCCAGCCATTTTCAGGCGCAGGCGTAGTGAAATCGAACTTGAGCGCGGCGACGCTGCTGGCGAGCGGGGCCGCGGTGGAGGAAGTCAAGGTGGAGCGGGTCGCGCATTGGACGGCCGCGGGGTTCGCCGGGTTGTTGTTGACCACTGCGAGCGAGATGAAGGTCGTAGGATCAGCGACGGTGGAATACGAGACCGTGTAGGCCTGTTGATCGCGACCGGCATCCGGCCAGCTGCCATGGACCACGATCTTCGAGAGACTGTAGCCAGCCGGCGCGGTGCCGAGATTGTAGGTCACTGATTGGCCCGCGCCTCCACCGGCGCTCACCTGTGTTGCGGTCGCGCCGCCGGAGTTATAGGCCGAGCGGCCCACGCTGCCATCGGTGAGAACGTTGGTGCTATTGGTGAAGTTGCCAGTGCCGATTTCTGACGGTGACTTGGAGGCGATCAGGCTGCCTGGTGCGACTTCCCAGGTCGATGTAAACTGCGGGCTCGCACTGCCGAGACCTGTCTGTGCCGCATGGCTGGTGATCACATCGTTCACCGGCGCTGGCACGCTGGTGACCGTGAGCGTGCTGGTTCCACTCACGGAAACGCCCGCCGTATTGGTGGCCCGGAGGCGGTAGGATCCCGCATCGCCCAGCTGGAGATTGGAAAGCGTCAGTGTCGGCGTGGTTGCACCAGCGATATCGATCGATTGCCCGTCCACGAGCTTCTGCCATTGATAGGTGGTCGGAAGGCCGGTGCTGAAGGCCGCGACGAAACTCACCTCGCTGCCAACCACATCCGTCGCGGTGGCAGGCGAGGTATTGGCGACGAGCGCGGGACCGGGATTGGCCGCGAGCGGCGGGTTGAAGCTGATGCTGTCGATGAAGATCGTGTTGTCGCCACCGTTCAGGTTCGTCCCCGCGAAGGTTAGCGTGTGATACGGCGCCGTGGCGGTGAAGGTCGCCGTGCGGGCCGCGAAGCTGGAAGTCCCGCCCGAGTAAGATTGGACCACTGAGTCATCGATCTTCACATCCCAGGTCTGCTGATTGCCCGAACGCTGCGCGGCCATGTAGGAGATGGTGTAGCTGGTTCCCGGGGTGAAGCCGGTGAAGGTCTGTGACGTGGTGCCGGTGAATTGAACGAAGCCTACCTGTGTGCCTTCCGGAGCAGTGGGACTGCCGAAGGCGCTGCCATTCGACGCAATGCCGGTCGCCGAGAATTTCCACGAGGCACCCGAAGGTGTGTACTGGTACTGGCCACCGCCGAGCGCCGGGGTCTCGAAGCCGAGATTCAGGCTGCTATTGGAAACCGCGAATTCCAATGGCACCGAATCGGCAAAGCTACCGTTGTTAAACAGCACGCGCGCATACGCCGTCTGGAGACCCGCTTTCACATCTCCCCAGGCGCAAGTATATGGCGCATTGGAATCCTGCCCGATCAGCGTCTTCCCGACGAAGAACTGCACCGCATTAATGGCATTGCCATTCGCCGTCACGGATGCCGTGAAGCTGACCGGCGCATTGTTGCCAAAGGCGGCATGATTCGCGGGGCTGGTCAGGGCGACAACGGGAGTCACCGGCAGAAGCGCATCGCTCCGGCTAATGGAGACATTGTCGATGAAGACGGTGCGGTCACCGCCGGAAAGATTGGTGCCGACGAAGGACAGCGTCTGTGTCGCTGCCGATGCCACGAAGTTGGCGGAGTAGCAGGTAAAGCTGTTGCTGCCTGCGGCGTTCGATTGGATCACCGTGTTGCCGATCTTCACGTTCCACGTTTGTCCGCCGAAGCTGCCCGGCCGTTGTGCGGCGAGGTAGCTCAAGGTGTAGGTCTTGCCGGAAGTGAATCCCGAAAGTGTCTGTGTGATCGTTCCGAGATTCTGGACGAAGGCGATCTGGCTGCCATGTGGCGCATTGGGATTGGAGAAGCCACTGCCATTCGCTGCAATGCCGGAGCCATTGCCGGGAGTGCCGCTGAAGGTCCATGATCCTCCCGTAGGATTGTAGCTATAGGCTCCGCCGCCCAAGCCGGGAGTTTCAAAGCTGAAGTTGGGGACCGCCGGACTCGCGACGAGGATCTGCACGTTGTCGATGAAGATCGTATTATCGCCCCCGGCCGTATTCGTGCCAACGAAGGACAAGGTATGGAACGAAGCCGTGGCGGTGAAGGTGTTGGTGCGGATGCCAAAACTTGAGCCACCACCCGAGTTGGACTGGAGGATCGTGTTGTCGAGCTTCACGTCCCAGGTCTGCTGGTTGCCGGGACGCTGCGCTGCCAGATAGGAGATGGTGTAGGTCGTGCCCGGTGTGAAACCCGAGAAGGTCTGCGAGATTGCCCCGGTCGACTGGATGAATGCCGCCTGGTTGCCTTCCGGAACGGTAGGATTGTTGAAGGCGCTGCCGTTCGTGACGAGGCCGGAGCCATTGCCCGCGACGCCGCCGAAGGTCCATCCACCCGTGCTGCCAGTAGGAGTGTATTGATGAGTGCCAGGGCTCAAAATCGGTGACTCGAAGCCACCCGCCACTGACAGCGCGAGGGCGCTGACTTGGGCGGAGGGGTTGCTCTCACCATTCGCGTTCACCGCGGTGACCACGTAGTAGTAGGTCACGCCGTGCGTGAGGTTACCGTCGGAATAATTGCTGGCAGTGACCGTTCCCAAGCTCGTGTAAGGCCCGCCCGGAGTGGTGGAGCGCTTCACATTGTAGCCGGTCGCCCCGTAGCTCGATCCCCAGTCCAGCTCGATCCGCAAGCTGCTGTTGAGCACCGCGGTCAAGCCAGTTGGCACCGGCGCATAGAGTTGATTGACGGCGATGACGACGCGGCGGTTCGTCTCGGTGAGCGTCGCATTGTTCACGTTCGTGATGGTCACGAAGAGCTCGAACTGCGCGGCATAGAGCGCCGGGTTATTGGCCAGCGCCCAGTAGTCCAGCTGCGCGTTGTTCGCCACGGTGACGACGCCGGTGTTGCTGATAGAGAAAGTGCCGCCGGTATTGCCCGAGGTGATCGTATAGACCAGCGGGCTGCTGTTGGGATTGGTGGCGGGCACGTTGCCGACCACTGTGCTGTTAGGCGCGCGCTCGTTCACGCTCAGACGCGTTGGCTGCCGTGCTCCGGCGACAGTGCCGGAGATGGCGTAGTAGCCAAGGCTCGCGTAGTTGGTGAAGCCATTGGTCAGCGGATCGTTCTTGCCGGTGCCGGTGACGCGGAAGGTGTAGGTGCCAGCTGCCAGGGTCGTCGTGATCGTGGACGAGACGTCGTCCTGCGCATTGGCAGTGGCGAGAATCGTTCCCGAGGCATCGGCGAGCGTGGCCATGGTGGCAAGGTCACCCCAATCGCCGGGAGCCACCGGATCCACCTTCAGGTTGATCGCGCCGCCGGTGGTGGTGAATTGAAAGGCGTCCGTGTCGCCGGTGCGCTCGATCACGCCTTCCGCGGATGCCGTGTTGTTCGCCTGGATCTCCAGGTATCGCGACGTGGCCAAGCTGTCGCCCGTGTCGTCGTTCCGGTAGCCGACGTTGTTGTTCGTCGTGGTAATCGTGCTGAGCTCGTCCTGCGGTTGGTTGGCATTCGCATACTCGCCCTTCGCCCAAGTGGTGACCGCTTGGTAATAACCCACTCCCATGATCGGCGCCCATCCGGTCTCACCGCCGCCGTGGCCCCCATAGTATTCCACGCCACCGGTCTGGCCTTGGTGAGCGAGCCCGAGCGTGTGACCCACTTCGTGCGAACCAACTTCCGCCGCTGCCTTGCCCACGTAGTAAACCGACCAACACACGGTGTCGTTGCCCCAGTTCCATGAGCCGAAGTAGGCCACACCCGCTGCCGTGACCGGCGTGGTGGTGAAGCAGCAGCGCTGGCGGCTGGCTGCTGGAGCCGCGAGGAAGACCTTGATGTCGGTCGTCACGTTGATGTTGAAGGGCATGTAGTCCTCCGCCACGCGCTTCCAGATGTCCTTGATCGTGTCGTTGCCGATGTTGGGACGAGCATAGGTGATACCGCCCCAGCTGTTCGTGTAGCCACCGGCGAAGTCTAACAGCATCACCGCCGGTGAACCGGGAAGGGTCTGCAGGGAGATGATCTCGTCATTGTGCTCCGGCACATAGTCCGGCGCCAGATCGGGGCGCAGCGGGGCGATCTGCTCGGCAAGCCACTCCGGATCGGCCTCCTCCATGTTCAAGCAGACCACTTCGTCCTGGCGACGCTTCCACAGCTCGGGCTCGCCATTGGTGCCGGTCGGCTCCACTCGATAGGCGACCTTGCTCGCCGGAAACTCGACCACGCCGACCGCCTTGCCGGCCTTCCCGCCCTCCGGCGGCGTGATGAAGAAGAACTTCCCTTTCTCCGGTGCCGTCAGTTCGCCGGACACGTAGGAGACGACCGCTCCATTGAACTGGACGATCTTGACGACGCCTTGGGCGATGGCTCCGTCTGTTAGCTCGAAGCGAACCGGGTCGCCTTCCTTCGCCTGCTGGAAGCTCTCGATGTAGCGGACATCCCAAGCCCGCTTCGAAGTGCCGGGTCCGTGCAAACTCGCCGCGTAGGGATTGAGTGCGACATTCATTTCGCGGGACGCGGGAGCTGTCGAAGCGGCAGCAGGGGAAGAAACCCCGGCCTCAGCGAGCACAGGAGCAGCCGCTTCCACCGCGGCCGTCATCGTGCCTTCGGCGGCTGGCGCGGACTCCCGCACATTTCTGGCCGTCGTCGGCGATGGGGCAGGGGAATGCTGCTTCCACAGTACGGTTCCAATGCAGAGCGCGAGGAGAAGTGCGGGCCACAGGAGCCGGCGAAAGCCAGGAGATGAGGAAGACACGGGATTTACGGGCGTTGGGTTGGGTGCCTTGGGTCGGCGGCACATGGGCAGACTCGCCCAATCGTCAGCCGTGCCCACACGGACGTGAGCAGTCGGAACGGCCTCGGAATTGGGTTTGGAAGTGTCGTCCCGACCCCGGCTGAGACACCGGTCGCGAGAACGAGCAATGATCTCAGTATCAGAAGAAGCGTGGTCCCGCCTACCTACGGGTTTCTAGAGGGTGGATCGCCCTAGGGGGGCAAATTGCCGTTTCCTTCTCTCCCCGGCGCTCGTAGGAATCCCATGCGATGAAATGGATGCCGAAGTTCCTGTTCCTAGCCGCCGCCCTTTTGGCGGGGGAGGTCCGTGCCGAAGATGAAGCGAAGGACGGCACCTGGGCGCTCGCCTATTTCCGGCAGCGCTATCCGACACGGGTCGAGGTCGATGCGAATGGAAAAGTCCACGATGTCCCCCTGCCGGACCCCATGAGCGTGGAGCAGTTGCATTTCGCGCTGAGCACGGATGGCCGGCACTGGACGCCGCTGGCGGGGAATGAGCCGGTATGGACTCAACAGCTTCGCGATCCCTTCATCCACCGCGCTCCCGACGGCGTGTGGCACCTGATGGGAACCGGTCGCGCTGCCGGTGACCAACGAAGGGGCCACGGGCCGGTGTGTCTCCACGCGACCTCGCGCGATCTGATCACCTGGGACACCGTCGAATCGCTGCCATTGATGGACGGCGTCAGTGACAAGGATGGAAGGCGGCCCCGCAATATCTGGGCGCCCGAGTGGTTCTTCGACGCAAAGGCCGGCGAGTTCTTCGTCTTCTGGTCCTCCAGCTTCGAGGACGCGGGCTGGAAGGACAGTCGGCTTTGGTTCTCCCGGACCAAGGACTGGAAAACTTTCACGCCCGCGAAGGTGCTGTTCGATCCCGACTACTCGGTCATTGATGGCACGCTCCGCGAGGTCGATGGGACCTACTACCTCTTCCACAAGGAAGAGGAATTCGGCGAACGCACCGGTGAGCGCCGCGCCATCCGGCTCGCCACCTCGAAGAACATCGAGGGACCGTATGAGATCCTGCAAGGCCCGCTCAACAAGGGCCAGATCGTTCCGACGATCACCGAAGGCTGCTCGATCATGCCCGACCCGAGCGGCTCCGGCTGGCTCCTGCTCTACGACTACTGCA from Luteolibacter sp. Y139 carries:
- a CDS encoding beta strand repeat-containing protein codes for the protein MNVALNPYAASLHGPGTSKRAWDVRYIESFQQAKEGDPVRFELTDGAIAQGVVKIVQFNGAVVSYVSGELTAPEKGKFFFITPPEGGKAGKAVGVVEFPASKVAYRVEPTGTNGEPELWKRRQDEVVCLNMEEADPEWLAEQIAPLRPDLAPDYVPEHNDEIISLQTLPGSPAVMLLDFAGGYTNSWGGITYARPNIGNDTIKDIWKRVAEDYMPFNINVTTDIKVFLAAPAASRQRCCFTTTPVTAAGVAYFGSWNWGNDTVCWSVYYVGKAAAEVGSHEVGHTLGLAHQGQTGGVEYYGGHGGGETGWAPIMGVGYYQAVTTWAKGEYANANQPQDELSTITTTNNNVGYRNDDTGDSLATSRYLEIQANNTASAEGVIERTGDTDAFQFTTTGGAINLKVDPVAPGDWGDLATMATLADASGTILATANAQDDVSSTITTTLAAGTYTFRVTGTGKNDPLTNGFTNYASLGYYAISGTVAGARQPTRLSVNERAPNSTVVGNVPATNPNSSPLVYTITSGNTGGTFSISNTGVVTVANNAQLDYWALANNPALYAAQFELFVTITNVNNATLTETNRRVVIAVNQLYAPVPTGLTAVLNSSLRIELDWGSSYGATGYNVKRSTTPGGPYTSLGTVTASNYSDGNLTHGVTYYYVVTAVNANGESNPSAQVSALALSVAGGFESPILSPGTHQYTPTGSTGGWTFGGVAGNGSGLVTNGSAFNNPTVPEGNQAAFIQSTGAISQTFSGFTPGTTYTISYLAAQRPGNQQTWDVKLDNTILQSNSGGGSSFGIRTNTFTATASFHTLSFVGTNTAGGDNTIFIDNVQILVASPAVPNFSFETPGLGGGAYSYNPTGGSWTFSGTPGNGSGIAANGSGFSNPNAPHGSQIAFVQNLGTITQTLSGFTSGKTYTLSYLAAQRPGSFGGQTWNVKIGNTVIQSNAAGSNSFTCYSANFVASAATQTLSFVGTNLSGGDRTVFIDNVSISRSDALLPVTPVVALTSPANHAAFGNNAPVSFTASVTANGNAINAVQFFVGKTLIGQDSNAPYTCAWGDVKAGLQTAYARVLFNNGSFADSVPLEFAVSNSSLNLGFETPALGGGQYQYTPSGASWKFSATGIASNGSAFGSPTAPEGTQVGFVQFTGTTSQTFTGFTPGTSYTISYMAAQRSGNQQTWDVKIDDSVVQSYSGGTSSFAARTATFTATAPYHTLTFAGTNLNGGDNTIFIDSISFNPPLAANPGPALVANTSPATATDVVGSEVSFVAAFSTGLPTTYQWQKLVDGQSIDIAGATTPTLTLSNLQLGDAGSYRLRATNTAGVSVSGTSTLTVTSVPAPVNDVITSHAAQTGLGSASPQFTSTWEVAPGSLIASKSPSEIGTGNFTNSTNVLTDGSVGRSAYNSGGATATQVSAGGGAGQSVTYNLGTAPAGYSLSKIVVHGSWPDAGRDQQAYTVSYSTVADPTTFISLAVVNNNPANPAAVQCATRSTLTSSTAAPLASSVAALKFDFTTPAPENGWVGYTEIAVYGTPLEPAITLQTSPATAADVVGGQVTFSASITGATPLTYQWQKVVSGVPSDIAGANTPTLTLSNLQTSDTASYRLKATNSSGTATSNASTLTVTAAPAPVNNVIAAMAAQTGLGGNTTFTPSWKLAADDSLISGMSPSTAAGNFSINSNGKNSAALTTIRSLSISPTTGGENSFNYLSCGNGNGAGTSVIYTLPANANGHTLTKIMVHGGWADAGRDQQAYTVSYSKVATPNTFITLRAVNYNPTNPSGVQSTTRSTLTASSGVLATNVAAVKFDFTTPTSENGWVGYAQLAVYGAPTMSAPTNLVATPGDAQASLAWTATPGAASYNVKRSTISGSSYTTVGNVSSTNFVNTGLTNGTPYYYVVTAVNGGEETPISSQVSVTPNPAGYDGWLATYPSITGPDRSPDADPDHDGMPNGIEFMTGTSPASAASSSIISRSLDATGNIVLQFKRVDAAKAYAVTVESSTNLVTPWTSVTVPTSAITSPALTVVENGTDPDDITVVIPASGASKKFARVRIAIP